The genomic window CCTCCTCCTATTATTACTATATCTGCCTTTAACTCTTTTTTATTTTTTTCTACAATTGTTTCTATAGATTCTGAATCTTCTATTTCTTTTTCTAAATATTCAAATAAAATATCACCTGCTTTTATTTCATCTCCTTCATTAATAAGAATTTTAGTTATTTTTCCATTAACTTCTGAAATAACAGGTCTATTTCCTTTTCCAGTTTCTATATTTAATAATACTTGTCCTTGAGAAATTACAGCATTTTCCTCTACCTCTATTACTCCTACTTTTGCTGTCTTTCCTCCCATTATTAAACCCATTCTTATTTCCAAAATAATCACCTCTTTTTAATATTATTCTAGAATAATTTCAGGTTTTTCTAATATAACATTATTTTTTAAAGAATCTCCTACTGGACACATTTTTTCTACTATTTTTACTAATTCTTCAATTTGAAATTTAGAAGCTGAACTTTTTATATGAAATTTAAAAGAAATTTTTTGAAATCCTGTTCTGACATTTGGATTACTAAATCCATCACTATCCATTTCTCCTACTGCTTCTATTTTTATATCTTCTAAAGGTATTCCATAAAAATCAGCAAATATAATAGCAGTTATAGTTTGACAGGCACTAAGACTACATAAAGCTAATTCAACTGGATTCATTCCTTCATTATTTCCTCCTTGATTTTCAGGTTCATCCAAAATAATTGAAAAATCTCTTGCAGTAGCTTTAACCTTTAATCCTTCTATTTTTTCAGCAAAAGCTTTATAAGTTTTTATTGCCATTTTTCTCAACTCCTAACATCCTCTTGTTAATGCTAAAGGATCTGTATCTCCTTCTTTAGTAACTATACATAAAGAAACTAAATTTTCTGTTTCAGAAACATTCCAAAATGAATGATTTGCTTCTTCAGGAACATAAACCCATGTTCCTGGTTCTAAATCATATATTTCTTCTTCAATTTGAAATTTTCCTTTTCCTTGAATGCATACAAACCAATGCACCCAAGGATGATGATTTTTAGCTGCTTTTCCTCCAGGAACTAAAGTAAAACATCTCATAACATGAGTAGGCCAAAATCTTTCTGGTCCAAAAACAACTCTCTTTGTTCCTCCTAACATGTGCATTCCTGCATCAATTTTAGGTAAATCTTCTATTTTTCCAGATAATACTACTTTTTCATTTTCTGCCATTTTTATTTCTCCTTTATCATCTTTTCTAAACATTCTAAGAAATTATCTATATCCTTTTTGTTATTATAATAATGAATTCCTAATCTTATTCTATCTTTTCCTTGAACCTTAGCTCTCATTTTATTCTTTCTTAATTTAGCTTCTGTTAATTCTAAAGATTCAGGAACCCTAATTGATACTAATCCAGATCTATATTTTCTATCGTGAGGATATGCTATAGAAACTCCTGAAATATTTTCTATTTTTTCATATAAATAGTCTGTTAAATCTAATATATAATTCTCTATATCCTTTCCACCTAAATAAAGATATCTTTTTACAGTTTCATAAAGTCCATATAATCCCACTGCTGGAAGACCTCCATTTTCAAAACGATATGCTCCTTTATTTACAATAAGA from Fusobacterium perfoetens ATCC 29250 includes these protein-coding regions:
- a CDS encoding OsmC family protein, which encodes MAIKTYKAFAEKIEGLKVKATARDFSIILDEPENQGGNNEGMNPVELALCSLSACQTITAIIFADFYGIPLEDIKIEAVGEMDSDGFSNPNVRTGFQKISFKFHIKSSASKFQIEELVKIVEKMCPVGDSLKNNVILEKPEIILE
- a CDS encoding cupin domain-containing protein; translated protein: MAENEKVVLSGKIEDLPKIDAGMHMLGGTKRVVFGPERFWPTHVMRCFTLVPGGKAAKNHHPWVHWFVCIQGKGKFQIEEEIYDLEPGTWVYVPEEANHSFWNVSETENLVSLCIVTKEGDTDPLALTRGC